Proteins encoded in a region of the Campylobacter geochelonis genome:
- a CDS encoding tetratricopeptide repeat protein: MKRLILLPFLALFLYAQSGENEFKKYDENCTKGDEFSCAQIGMTYLKESDLEGAWVYFDRGCKAKFGVSCELKAYMQTQIGEYDEAFKTFSKACDNNSSYSCLNLAVLYDNGNGVKKDIKKATSLFAKACKLGDRSACQMLNVR, from the coding sequence ATGAAAAGGCTGATTTTACTGCCATTTTTAGCACTTTTTTTATATGCACAAAGCGGTGAAAATGAGTTTAAAAAATATGATGAAAACTGCACAAAAGGCGATGAATTCTCATGTGCGCAAATCGGTATGACATACTTAAAAGAGAGTGATTTAGAGGGTGCTTGGGTCTATTTTGATAGAGGCTGTAAAGCTAAATTTGGCGTATCTTGCGAGCTTAAAGCATATATGCAAACACAAATTGGCGAGTATGATGAGGCCTTTAAAACTTTTAGCAAAGCATGCGATAACAACAGTAGCTACTCTTGCTTAAATTTAGCCGTGCTTTATGATAATGGAAATGGCGTTAAAAAAGATATAAAAAAAGCAACTAGCCTTTTTGCAAAAGCTTGCAAACTAGGCGATAGAAGCGCTTGCCAGATGCTAAATGTGAGATAA
- the thyX gene encoding FAD-dependent thymidylate synthase, whose protein sequence is MEVKLLNYTPLLICSNAIRTCWQSFDKSDNGGEKDCELIDRVGNKFKHASTLEHLNYNFYIKGISRALLQELARHRMASLSVKSTRYTLKELKKESEFKQGDFKNASRYIVLTGNEFVDNFSIQALENMRLILQEISTIDIAKYALPECYKTELTWSVNARSLQNFLTLRSSKAALWEIRNLANAIFQALPEEHKFIFEDCMGEKI, encoded by the coding sequence ATGGAAGTCAAACTACTAAATTACACGCCACTTTTAATCTGTTCAAACGCCATTCGAACTTGTTGGCAAAGCTTTGATAAAAGCGATAATGGCGGAGAAAAAGACTGCGAGTTAATCGATAGAGTTGGGAATAAATTTAAACACGCCTCAACGCTAGAACATCTAAACTATAACTTCTATATAAAAGGCATTTCAAGAGCTCTTTTACAAGAGTTAGCACGTCACCGCATGGCAAGTCTAAGCGTAAAATCGACTCGCTACACGCTAAAAGAGCTTAAAAAAGAGAGCGAGTTTAAACAAGGCGATTTTAAAAATGCAAGTCGCTATATCGTACTAACTGGAAATGAGTTTGTCGATAACTTTAGCATTCAAGCTTTAGAAAATATGCGTTTGATTTTACAAGAAATTTCTACAATCGATATCGCTAAATACGCGCTTCCAGAGTGTTATAAGACTGAACTTACGTGGAGTGTGAATGCTAGAAGCTTGCAAAATTTTCTAACTCTTAGAAGCTCAAAAGCAGCACTTTGGGAAATTAGAAATTTAGCTAATGCTATTTTTCAAGCTCTACCAGAGGAGCATAAATTTATATTTGAAGATTGTATGGGAGAAAAGATATGA